The Hippoglossus hippoglossus isolate fHipHip1 chromosome 16, fHipHip1.pri, whole genome shotgun sequence genomic sequence ATAGGATTTATGACTTCGAGAGCCAATAATTAACAGTAATCCTCTGGAGACTCCTCCAGCAGATGTACGGAAATGACCAGAGGTAAATAAACATCAAGctgactcactcacactcacacacacagacacacacagacacagacacacacactgaaagctGAAAAGGAAGTAAGGGAAAAGTGTGAGTATGCTTTTCTTTGCCCTTTTGCGTTTCCTTCCTCCACTTGGCAAACAAAGTCCAGAAGAGGCACCTGCGCTTCCCGACACAAAAACACGATTCATcaacatctgacacacacaaggCATTCTGGGGAGATCGGCTGCCATGTGACCACCACGCCGCGGGTTCGAATCCAGCCAGGACCCCTGCCGCTTATCATTCCGCCTCACCCGCTCCACAtaacccctcctccccctccgctCTGAAACCACAACAGAATACTTCATCTGAGTTGTGGTGCAGCCCTGAAATCTGACAAATGTGTGAAATCCAGATTTAAAGACGTGttatttcttctatttttatATGCATGACATCTCCTGAGATTCGGAACCACACCCCCCCCACATCAAAGCTCATAATTGTCACACTGAACTGGAGCAGATATTTTTATGGTGAGGCTGTTTGGTGATTCAGCCAAACTGGCAATCCTCTTCACACCCTGGTTTTAGAAGGCCGGCAGCTGCGACGGCCGGTTTGAGCTTCACAGTCATTAATTGTTTCAAAAGGGACGGGAGAGAAGCAAATGGTGTCAGCGCAGGCATCCGCCCGACTCACCACTAAAACACCCGGTAATGCCCCTGGACGCTCCTGCCCCAGCCTGTTGTACTGGGTCCTCCAGACTGCCCCGACAACATTTTCTACTCGGCCTGTTTGTGCTGCGACGCATCACTGCTCCTCTTAACCCTTcacgcagcagcagctacagtagACAGACGTTTGTTTAGAGCTTAAACCTGCACCTGCTGATATTCAACACATTACATAACGTGCAAATACTGGAGCACAGCAGATGGATTTGATGGGAAAAGCTACAATAGAAGAAGCCAAGCTCCACATGCACGTAGACACAGTCAGTCAAAGGGAGCTGCGAGTTCAGGGTGTGCTCCTGTGTCGACACAACCATTGAGCAAGACGCTTAAAGTGAAAGAGAGGACGTGATAATTACAGGCCAGAGGAGCATGAAGTGTGTTCTTATGAAGAGCCCGTGAATCACAATCTGATGCAACTGAACACTCATGTGAAGTCAGCAGTTCAGcagaaaagtatttttatatatcgcgaataaaaataaatcttaataaTCAGATTCTGCAGATTGAAATAATCTCAAACTACGCTCTCACATGAATTTAAGATTAAATATTACCTTTAGGGGTGTCACCTTTTATTCGTACTTCAAACATTCATTCCACCGTGGAGGGAAAAGTTCATATTCGAACTGTAACGATCGGTTTAGATTTAAAATCTAAAGTCTAGAAGCAGATCAGACTGTAGTTTACATCGtgatccagcagggggcactcATTATCAGTATTGACCTATTCCATACAGTCTTGACCGATCAGTAAAGAAAGTTAGTGATGTTACGTTGTTTTGGTACGAAGATGTGGGACGCAAAGTCGTCCTGAGTGAAGTAAAACCAATAATCGACTACTAAAATCATTGCGAACTATTTTGATAATGGATTAAAATGAATCATGTGAACGACAGTTTAGTGAATATCTTTGATTTATAGACTAgacaagacatttgaagacatCGTGGGGGTTTCTGGAAACAGACATTTCTCAACCATTTTCTGGAACAAACAACTAATCGTTATGTACCTGATTTTCTTGAATAGCACAGTGGACATTATAACAGCTACCAATGTCAACTTTGTTCTAAATATCTTTTATTGAGCAAAACTTAATGCATATATGTCTAATGACAATATGGCCGACGAGGAGCAGCCTTACAGCAGAGTCTGTCGCATTTTGCCCAAACATTTCCTGTAAAGTCCAACACAACATTCTCTATTTAGAAACTGTAAACTTCATATTAAGAAGTGATAATCtaaagtgctttttaaaaaaaatcaacagttACAGTATTAGACAGCAAGCAAGTCCATAATAATGCGGCAATGCGAGATAATACTCTTCTTCCTCAAAGAAAgtccagtgtaaaaaaaaatttacatcatataaaacagTTCATATAAAACTTGCGTTCGTCTGTCTGGCCCCCCCCTGGTGTTACAATGTGGAATCATGAACCAAAGCAAAACCTTCAAAAAAGTCCAAACCTTCTCTTAAATTATTTTTGGTAATACTTTTTGGAACAGCCGCTATCTCGTGAAACATAACACCACCCTTAGCACAACTTCCACCACCTTTCCAAACCCCCGAACCCTCCGTTAGTCCATATAAACTCTTCatcacacatccacacatgTCTAGAACCTTCTCGTCTTCATACTGTATTCCTTTTACGTGTCACTTCCTCGTCAACAGCATCAACACAAGACCACGGGCGGGAATCCTAAAAGTTACGGACTGATAAAACTCAGCGTGTCGAGTGAAAGCTCGATTCCACCCGGGGGACAATCCTTTTTACGTTTCCTTCACATAAAACAGAAGACAAGTTCGTCGTCTCGGGACAAAATAATtatctctttttcttctgctgccGAAGcatctttctccttttctggaTCATGTCGTGGAGTCTTTCAAGGCCATCCCTGAGTCCGTCTCCGATGATGGCACAGGCCGGCTGCAGGTGCCACGGAGTCGCCGGGCCCAGTTCTTTCAGCGCCAGCAGCTTCTCCAGTTCGTCCAATCCCAGCGCGTttctcaagtcctgtttgttGGCGACTACGAGCAGAGGCACCCCCTGGTTTTCGGAGGTCTTGGCGATTTTATGGAGCTCTGTTTTGGCCTCCTCCATGCGCTCTGCGTCCACAGAGTCCACCACGAAAATGATGCCATCCGTGCATCGCGTGTACGACTTCCACAGGGGGCGGAGCTTCTCCTGACCGCCGACGTCCCAGAAGTGGAAGGTGGCAGTCCGGTGGCCGCCGAGAGAAACCTTCACCTTCTCCGCATTGAAACCTTTCGTGGGAACCGTGTTCACAAACTCGTTGAACTGCAGCCGGTACAGAACGGTGGTCTTCCCCGCAGAGTCCAGCCCGAGGATGGCGATGTGAAACGACTGGAAGATCGGGATAGTGGAAAGGAAGCTAGGTTGTTCCGACAATCCATTCCCCATCTTTCCTCATGGGGAAGGATTTGTGATGAGGGAGGTTTGATCCAAATGTCCAGCAGAGAGTCGCTTGTATTCCACAATGATGCAGCAATTACCTGAAAATACACAGCACGTGTTATTGTGGGTGAATAACACAGAAGAAGGAGCATTTAAAAAGTGAGACGATGCAACGGTGACTGAGAAACCACAGCGGCTGGAACCAACAGCATCAACTTAGATGATGTAAGttacacagtcagacacacaacaagcgtctgctcacacagctgcagcaacacaaccTTTGAGTCACGATTGTGTCAGGTCCTCAAAAAGCTACACACTCTCACTTCAGAGCTGGATTAAACATTGTAATGGGATTTGTGTCGACCACAGTtgacacacaaataaagttcACATCAGCTTTTAGGAAACTTTTAGCTCAGATTTAGGTTTTCAGAAGGAAAAGCACCTTGATCAAGCAACTGACTGACAACAGATAAAGTCCGGGACTCGATTTtaaacacagtggaaacaagCTTAAAGTGTgtggagaccaaaccagagctCAGGAAAGCAACaacaatattttttcatttgacaaCCTAGAAAAACTTCATAAAATGAATActaatcctgttttttttacttctgggtGTGTAAATAGACAAATGATAAAGAACACATTCACCATAAAAAACTTTATATGCTGACGATGTGGTGTTTTAAACTTGTTCAGCCGCCCTCTAGTGGCAATAAAAACCTTATTAGAGTACAGACAGTATTTGCTTTtgaggaaatgaaacaaaatatgcAAGGACAACATGTCGGGACATTTGCGGAATAACAACGACGCGTCAATGCGAAATAGCAAATACTTATTAATGTGAACATCCatctttatcttttcatttcacaccCAGAACAAAGTCCACACGTGTGTCACCAACGCAGCCGGAAGCACAACGAGGAAGAGACTGTATAAAAACAGATATATCCTGGATCTACTGTGATATATTGATAATATGATCAATACTACGATGATATTACTCTAACAGTACCCAAAGTAGTACTTCTACATACTTCATTTTACACCAACAGTTACATTGTTGTGctcattttgaatttaaatagtAAATAATGTTGTTAAAGGACCAAAATATAgagattaaaaatgaatttaccTCATATAGTATCAAGGTTTAATTCCTGTTAGGCCCTGTTGGTGGTGTCACTGTAATAAAACACGCTGGACTGTATATTAAagatgaaactgtgtgtgtgtgttgtgtgttgtgtataaacacaacacacacacacacagacgtgtcAGGTGGACTCGTGCATGTTTCCTGTAGCAGTGAAGAACACAGGTCACCTACCAGAGACTCATCTGAGGAGCA encodes the following:
- the arl4aa gene encoding ADP-ribosylation factor-like 4aa — translated: MGNGLSEQPSFLSTIPIFQSFHIAILGLDSAGKTTVLYRLQFNEFVNTVPTKGFNAEKVKVSLGGHRTATFHFWDVGGQEKLRPLWKSYTRCTDGIIFVVDSVDAERMEEAKTELHKIAKTSENQGVPLLVVANKQDLRNALGLDELEKLLALKELGPATPWHLQPACAIIGDGLRDGLERLHDMIQKRRKMLRQQKKKR